ACCGTGCTCTTCTCCACGACCAATTTGTGACCGCGGCATTGCGTGGCGACCGTCCGGGCCAGCTTGTCGATCCCGGAAAGGTCAGCTTCGCCGTTCTCGAGCGGCGGCGTTCCCACGCAGATGAAAATGACATCGGAATCCTGGCTGGCAGCGGCCACGTCTCCCGTGAATCGGAGCCGGCCACGCCTCATGTTCTCGGACACCAAATCATCAAGATGAGGCTCGAAAATGGGGACTCGGCCGCGCAAGAGCACATCAATCTTCTGGGGATCATCGTCGGCGCCGATCACCTGGTGGCCCAGTTGGGCCAGACACGCCCCCGTCACCAAACCAACGTGGCCACACCCAACCACCGCAATTTTCATGATCGCATCCAAAGAAAGCGGAGCCAACGCGATAAGAAAATCCTAACCTTATCGACTGAGCAAGAGTAGTCTGCCGCCTTTCGGGCTGTCAACGGAGAAGCTTGCCATCGTTCTGGTTGCGATTCCCGCGCCGGGTAGCATACTATTCGGTCTCTCCATTCCTCGCGGAAAGGAAATATCCATGCGGCGAACAAGCCGCCGGATGAGTCGCCGGCTATTCAGCAAGCTTCTCGGCGGGTCAGTCCTCGCGGTGCCCTGGGTCATGCAGCAGAGCGGGACAGCGCCACAGGCCTTAGCGAACCCCGAACCGATAGAGGCAAGGTGGACGGACGCGCAAAGGCGCGAAGCGCGGAAGGCTGTCGAAGCAGTAGAAAAAGAGTCGGGAACGCTCGCCAAATTTGACGTCCCCGTCGCCGTGGAACCTGCTTTTGTTTTCCGCGCTATCCCTGTTCGGTCGCGTCGCACGCCATCGAGGGCAGCCGAGGGCCGTTGAGGAGCGGCTTGTCATGCTGAGTGAGGACATTTTCTTCTCACCCGTCACCGAGCTTGGCCAGAAGATTCGGCGTCATCAACTCTCGCCGGTGGAACTGGCGGAAGCCTATCTCGCCCGGCTGGAGAGCATGGGTCAAAAGCTGAACGCCGTCGCCACCATCACGCGTGAACTGGCTCTGGAACAAGCGCGGGCCGCCGAACAGGAGATTGCTGCCGGGAAGTACCGCGGGCCGCTGCACGGGATTCCTTACGGCGCCAAGGACCTCCTGGCCACACGGGGGATTCGAACCACCTGGGGCGCCAAGCCTTATGAAGATCAGGTATTCGATTTCGATGGCACAGTCATCCGTCGCTTGCGGCACGCGGGCGCCGTTTTGGTGGCGAAGTTGGCCATGGTCGAGCTCGCCGGTGGCG
Above is a genomic segment from Candidatus Acidiferrales bacterium containing:
- a CDS encoding UDP-glucose 6-dehydrogenase, producing the protein MKIAVVGCGHVGLVTGACLAQLGHQVIGADDDPQKIDVLLRGRVPIFEPHLDDLVSENMRRGRLRFTGDVAAASQDSDVIFICVGTPPLENGEADLSGIDKLARTVATQCRGHKLVVEKSTV